A section of the Paracoccaceae bacterium genome encodes:
- the phnA gene encoding phosphonoacetate hydrolase, whose product MNDMTPADIVINERADAAPKTTAIAICLDGCEPAYLDAAIADGLMPTLKRMRETGTDRLAHSAIPSFTNPNNMSIATGRPPAVHGICGNFLYDPETDSEVMMNDPKWLRAPTVFKGFYDAGAKVAIVTAKDKLRALLAKDLAFQDGRAICFSSERSDTSTKAEHGIDNASKWLGLPVPEVYSAELSEFVFAAGVKLLREFRPDVMYLTTTDYVQHKYAPDDAQAKAFYEMFDRYLAELDADGAAIVVTADHGMKPKHDANGDPKVIYLQDVLDDWLGEAQARVILPITDPYVVHHGALGAFATAYLPAGSDAEDVVTRLRAMDEIIYADTRANACERFELPTDRIGDIIVISGENMTLGTSAHRHDLAALNEPLRSHGGLTEQEVPFIVNRVLPDLAAAPTLRNFDAFHIACQAAAMEVEG is encoded by the coding sequence ATGAACGATATGACCCCTGCTGACATCGTGATAAATGAACGCGCCGATGCTGCGCCGAAAACCACCGCGATCGCGATTTGCCTGGACGGGTGTGAGCCCGCCTATCTGGATGCCGCCATCGCCGACGGGCTGATGCCGACGCTAAAGCGCATGCGCGAAACGGGGACTGACCGGCTGGCCCATTCCGCGATCCCAAGCTTTACCAATCCGAACAACATGTCGATTGCCACCGGACGCCCCCCGGCGGTGCACGGGATTTGCGGGAACTTTCTTTATGATCCGGAAACCGATTCCGAAGTGATGATGAACGACCCGAAATGGCTGCGTGCGCCGACCGTGTTCAAAGGCTTTTATGATGCCGGGGCAAAGGTGGCGATTGTCACGGCCAAGGACAAGCTTCGCGCATTGCTGGCCAAGGATCTGGCGTTCCAAGATGGCCGCGCAATTTGCTTTTCGTCGGAACGCAGCGACACCTCGACCAAGGCCGAACATGGCATCGACAATGCCAGCAAATGGCTGGGCCTGCCCGTGCCCGAGGTTTATTCCGCCGAATTGTCGGAATTCGTCTTTGCCGCCGGGGTGAAACTGCTGCGCGAATTTCGCCCTGACGTGATGTATCTGACGACAACGGATTACGTTCAGCATAAATACGCCCCCGATGATGCGCAGGCCAAAGCGTTCTATGAAATGTTCGACCGCTATCTGGCGGAACTGGATGCGGATGGTGCCGCCATTGTGGTGACGGCGGATCACGGAATGAAGCCCAAGCATGATGCGAATGGCGACCCCAAGGTGATCTATCTGCAGGACGTTCTGGACGATTGGCTGGGTGAGGCGCAGGCCCGCGTGATCCTGCCTATTACTGACCCCTATGTTGTCCATCACGGCGCGCTCGGGGCCTTCGCGACGGCCTATCTGCCCGCCGGATCCGACGCCGAAGACGTCGTGACGCGGTTGCGCGCCATGGATGAAATCATCTATGCCGATACGCGCGCCAATGCCTGCGAACGGTTCGAACTGCCCACAGATCGCATCGGCGATATCATTGTAATCTCGGGCGAAAACATGACCTTGGGCACGTCAGCGCACCGTCACGACCTGGCCGCATTGAATGAACCGCTGCGCAGTCACGGAGGCCTGACCGAGCAAGAGGTGCCGTTCATCGTCAACCGGGTGCTGCCAGATCTGGCGGCCGCCCCGACATTGCGGAATTTCGATGCATTCCATATTGCCTGTCAGGCGGCGGCGATGGAAGTAGAGGGCTGA
- a CDS encoding 2-aminoethylphosphonate--pyruvate transaminase, whose protein sequence is MTQAKIEPPKLGEPYLLTPGPLTTSYGVKQAMLRDWGSWDADFRAMTAAMRSQLLAMIGPEADAFDCVPMQGSGTFAVESMLGSLLPKDSKTLVLVNGAYGQRIVKTVQYLGRAHVVIDKGDYMPPRGAEVSAALAADPAISHVVLVHCETSSGILNPVSEIAEAVKSAGRSILIDSMSAFGALELQAHEIPYDAIVSSANKCIEGVPGFGFIIARKTMLEAAAGNATSLSLDLHDQWVAMNKTGQWRFTPPTHVVAAFMEALTQHRAEGGVAGRGARYTQNRDVMVAGMRDLGFETLLNDRWLSPIIVTFFCPADPAFEFTRFYEAMKSRGFIIYPGKLTVVDSFRIGCIGQMDADVMRAVVDAARDSLTDMGVASAAPPAIALEERA, encoded by the coding sequence ATGACACAGGCAAAAATCGAACCGCCGAAGCTGGGCGAACCCTATCTTCTGACGCCCGGTCCGCTGACAACATCTTATGGCGTGAAACAGGCGATGCTGCGCGACTGGGGCAGTTGGGACGCAGATTTTCGCGCCATGACAGCGGCAATGCGGTCCCAGCTTCTGGCTATGATCGGCCCCGAGGCTGATGCCTTCGACTGTGTGCCGATGCAGGGCAGCGGGACATTTGCGGTCGAATCGATGCTCGGCTCTCTGTTGCCCAAGGACAGCAAGACGCTGGTGCTGGTGAACGGTGCTTACGGGCAGCGGATCGTCAAGACCGTGCAATACCTGGGCCGCGCGCATGTGGTCATCGACAAGGGCGATTATATGCCGCCGCGCGGGGCCGAGGTTTCTGCCGCGCTGGCCGCAGATCCCGCGATCAGCCATGTGGTGCTGGTGCATTGTGAGACGTCTTCAGGCATTCTGAACCCGGTGAGTGAAATCGCCGAGGCGGTCAAATCCGCCGGCCGCAGCATTCTGATCGACTCGATGAGCGCTTTTGGCGCGCTGGAACTTCAGGCGCATGAGATTCCTTATGACGCCATCGTCAGCTCGGCCAACAAATGCATCGAAGGGGTGCCCGGCTTCGGCTTTATCATCGCCCGCAAGACGATGTTGGAGGCGGCCGCAGGCAATGCGACATCCCTCAGCCTGGATCTGCATGATCAGTGGGTGGCCATGAACAAGACAGGCCAATGGCGCTTTACCCCGCCGACCCATGTGGTCGCCGCCTTCATGGAGGCGCTGACCCAGCACCGCGCCGAAGGCGGCGTTGCGGGACGCGGCGCCAGGTACACGCAGAACCGCGACGTGATGGTCGCGGGCATGCGTGACCTGGGGTTCGAGACGCTGTTGAATGACCGCTGGCTGTCGCCGATCATCGTGACATTCTTTTGTCCTGCCGATCCCGCATTCGAATTCACCCGCTTTTACGAGGCGATGAAATCCCGCGGCTTCATCATCTATCCCGGCAAACTGACCGTCGTGGACAGTTTCCGTATCGGCTGTATCGGCCAGATGGATGCGGATGTCATGCGCGCGGTCGTCGATGCCGCCCGTGACAGCCTGACCGACATGGGCGTGGCAAGCGCTGCCCCGCCTGCAATTGCACTGGAAGAACGCGCCTGA
- a CDS encoding ATP-binding cassette domain-containing protein: MSDTPLISTDGLSVTFRINAGAFKKFDLKAVEGISIDIPKGSFFGIVGESGSGKTTLGRALLKAVDISEGTATYDDGEVEYDLKDLSKVDLFEYRKRAQLIFQDPYAALSPRMTVRDIIAEPLEVMGITKTRTDTDERVREIAAKCRLNLEHLRRFPHAFSGGQRQRISIARALVSGPKFIVADESVAALDVSIQADVLNLLKQIQSEMGLTFMFISHDLSVVAHTCDHVAVMYLGRIVESATTSELFAQPRHPYTKALFSAIPSLDPDDRGTAQKLEGEIPSPTNQPPGCKFHTRCPFAIDICKSTDPKLEKSPDGHAVSCHRWQELLDESAA; this comes from the coding sequence ATGAGTGATACGCCGCTGATTTCGACCGACGGGCTGTCGGTCACCTTCCGGATCAACGCCGGGGCATTCAAGAAATTTGACCTGAAAGCGGTCGAGGGGATCTCGATCGACATCCCAAAGGGCAGTTTCTTTGGCATAGTTGGCGAAAGCGGGTCTGGCAAAACCACGCTGGGCCGGGCGCTGTTGAAGGCGGTCGATATCTCGGAAGGGACGGCGACCTATGATGATGGAGAGGTTGAATATGACCTCAAAGACCTTTCGAAGGTGGACCTGTTTGAATATCGCAAGCGGGCGCAGCTGATCTTTCAGGATCCCTATGCCGCGCTGAGCCCCCGGATGACGGTGCGCGATATCATCGCCGAACCGCTGGAGGTGATGGGGATCACCAAAACACGCACCGATACGGACGAGCGTGTGCGCGAGATTGCCGCGAAGTGCCGCCTGAACCTGGAACACCTGCGCCGCTTCCCGCACGCGTTTTCGGGCGGTCAGCGCCAGCGGATTTCCATTGCGCGCGCGCTTGTTTCTGGCCCGAAATTCATCGTGGCGGATGAAAGCGTTGCCGCACTGGATGTATCGATCCAGGCCGATGTTCTGAATCTGCTGAAGCAGATCCAGTCCGAAATGGGCCTGACCTTTATGTTCATCAGCCACGACCTGAGCGTTGTGGCCCATACCTGCGATCATGTTGCGGTGATGTATCTGGGCCGGATCGTGGAAAGCGCGACAACCAGTGAACTGTTCGCCCAGCCACGCCACCCCTACACCAAGGCGCTGTTCTCGGCCATTCCGTCACTGGACCCGGATGATCGCGGCACCGCGCAGAAGCTGGAGGGCGAGATTCCGTCCCCCACGAACCAGCCGCCGGGCTGCAAGTTCCACACCCGTTGTCCGTTTGCCATCGACATTTGCAAGTCGACGGATCCGAAACTGGAAAAATCACCCGATGGGCATGCCGTATCCTGCCATCGCTGGCAGGAACTGCTGGATGAAAGCGCCGCCTGA
- a CDS encoding aldehyde dehydrogenase family protein, which produces MNAIDQTVRHEAMRIGGEKVFTDDVVEVRYPYTDQVIGTVPAGTAEHAKKAFAIAKAYKPKLTRYERQQILFRAGELIRERREEIAHWLTLELGICKQHSLYETGRSYDVFTLAGQLAILDDGQIFSCDLTPHGKERRIYTMREPVGAISAITPFNHPLNMVAHKIAPAIATNNCVVCKPTELTPLTAITLADILYEAGLPPEMFQIVTGMPADIGDEMITNPDIDIITFTGGVPVGKMIAEKAGYKRTALELGGNDPLIILNDLSDADLEKAATIAVAGATGNSGQRCTAIKRILVQE; this is translated from the coding sequence ATGAATGCGATTGATCAAACGGTACGCCATGAGGCGATGCGGATTGGCGGCGAGAAGGTCTTTACCGATGACGTCGTCGAGGTCCGCTATCCCTATACCGATCAGGTGATTGGCACGGTTCCGGCAGGCACGGCAGAGCATGCGAAGAAAGCCTTCGCAATTGCAAAGGCCTATAAACCGAAATTGACGCGCTATGAGCGTCAGCAGATTCTGTTTCGCGCAGGCGAATTAATTCGTGAACGTCGTGAAGAGATCGCGCATTGGCTGACGTTGGAACTTGGGATCTGCAAACAGCACTCGCTCTATGAAACCGGGCGCAGTTATGATGTGTTCACGCTGGCCGGACAATTGGCGATTTTGGATGATGGGCAGATTTTTTCATGCGATCTGACTCCGCACGGGAAAGAGCGTCGGATCTACACGATGCGCGAACCTGTTGGGGCAATCTCGGCGATTACTCCGTTCAATCACCCGTTGAATATGGTGGCGCATAAGATCGCTCCGGCGATTGCGACGAATAATTGCGTGGTGTGCAAGCCGACAGAATTGACGCCGCTGACCGCAATTACATTGGCCGATATTCTGTACGAGGCGGGATTGCCGCCCGAGATGTTCCAGATAGTCACCGGAATGCCCGCTGATATCGGGGATGAGATGATTACCAATCCTGATATCGACATTATCACCTTTACCGGCGGCGTGCCGGTCGGGAAAATGATTGCTGAGAAGGCCGGGTACAAACGCACCGCGTTGGAATTGGGCGGAAATGACCCGCTGATTATTCTGAATGACCTGAGCGATGCCGATCTGGAAAAGGCGGCGACGATTGCGGTGGCCGGGGCGACAGGGAATTCAGGGCAGCGTTGCACGGCGATCAAACGGATTCTGGTGCAGGAAA
- a CDS encoding Na/Pi cotransporter family protein → MQVIVILLQLAGAVMLLLYSTRMVRTGIERAAGSALRDLFLTTRKSLLKSAGVGVIAAASLQSATAVALLVGGFATTGVMGVTGALAVVLGADLGTALVVVFLSLDLGWLTAVLLLVGGFLFLKTDARLAKQIGRVLMGIALILISLSLISQATVPLRESRFLPDIVAYLAFDPITAVLGGAALAFLFHSSVAAILLFAAFAAEGVLGIAAGVPLVLGANIGGACVAVWLTRSAHIKARRITLGNLAFRLVGALAVLGLMQIVALPLGRYAETEARQLVLFHFAFNAVLVLVFLPFVIPCATLLKKVLRDPVVSESVQPPRVSALDPGALSDPRQALACVLRELLLMAGTVEQMLTPVMELFDTAAPDRLRSLRTMDLEVNERHSEIKLFLAELSQQQLNRDEAVQLMDYLDAAVALERIGDIISKDLLRAVSEKNESGSRFSEDGWAELSRLHARVMANAQMALNVLVSDDVDTALQLVEEKEKMREFERLSFDRHVSRLATGTPESIATSDVHIEVVRALKEINSRYALIGYPVLRQSGMLRDSRLDKTGTIDRQNL, encoded by the coding sequence ATGCAGGTCATTGTCATTCTTTTGCAGTTGGCCGGGGCAGTTATGTTGCTGCTCTATTCGACGCGCATGGTGCGCACCGGGATCGAACGTGCCGCCGGCTCTGCGTTGCGCGACCTGTTCCTGACCACGCGCAAAAGTCTGCTGAAGTCTGCAGGTGTGGGCGTGATCGCGGCGGCGTCGCTGCAAAGCGCGACCGCTGTGGCGCTGCTGGTCGGCGGTTTTGCCACCACCGGCGTGATGGGCGTGACCGGGGCCTTGGCGGTTGTTCTGGGGGCGGATCTTGGCACGGCGCTGGTCGTGGTGTTCCTGTCGCTGGACCTCGGATGGCTAACGGCGGTTTTGCTGCTGGTCGGCGGATTTCTATTCCTGAAAACGGACGCGCGGCTGGCGAAACAGATTGGCCGGGTGCTGATGGGAATTGCGCTGATCCTTATTTCATTGTCGCTGATCAGTCAGGCGACAGTGCCGCTGCGGGAATCGCGGTTTCTGCCGGACATCGTGGCATATCTGGCCTTTGACCCGATCACGGCGGTCCTTGGCGGTGCGGCGTTGGCATTCCTGTTCCATTCTTCGGTCGCCGCAATCTTGCTGTTTGCGGCCTTCGCGGCCGAGGGGGTGCTGGGCATCGCAGCAGGTGTGCCCCTGGTTCTGGGCGCGAACATCGGCGGTGCCTGTGTGGCCGTCTGGCTGACGCGGTCGGCCCATATCAAGGCGCGCCGGATCACGCTGGGCAATCTGGCCTTTCGTCTGGTCGGGGCGCTGGCGGTTCTGGGCCTGATGCAGATTGTTGCGTTGCCCCTTGGGCGGTATGCCGAAACCGAAGCGCGCCAGCTGGTTCTGTTCCATTTCGCCTTCAACGCCGTATTGGTTTTGGTTTTCCTGCCTTTCGTCATCCCCTGCGCGACCTTGTTGAAGAAGGTCCTGCGTGACCCGGTCGTCAGTGAAAGCGTCCAACCCCCGCGGGTCAGTGCGCTTGATCCCGGCGCACTCAGCGATCCGCGCCAGGCGCTTGCCTGCGTGTTGCGGGAACTTTTGTTGATGGCGGGAACGGTCGAACAGATGCTGACCCCGGTGATGGAACTGTTCGACACGGCGGCGCCTGATCGGCTGCGAAGTTTGCGGACCATGGACCTTGAGGTGAATGAGCGTCACAGCGAGATCAAGTTGTTCCTGGCAGAGTTGAGCCAGCAACAACTGAACCGGGATGAAGCGGTGCAGCTGATGGACTACCTCGATGCCGCCGTGGCGCTGGAACGGATCGGTGACATCATCTCGAAGGACCTGCTGCGCGCCGTGTCCGAAAAGAACGAAAGCGGTTCCAGGTTTTCCGAGGACGGTTGGGCTGAACTGTCACGCCTGCATGCGCGTGTGATGGCCAACGCGCAGATGGCGTTGAATGTGCTGGTTTCCGACGATGTCGATACCGCCCTGCAACTAGTTGAAGAAAAGGAAAAAATGCGCGAATTTGAACGCCTTAGCTTTGACCGCCATGTCAGCAGGCTGGCCACCGGAACCCCCGAAAGCATCGCCACCAGTGATGTCCACATCGAGGTTGTTCGCGCGCTGAAAGAGATCAACTCTCGCTATGCGCTGATTGGGTATCCGGTGTTGCGTCAAAGCGGGATGCTGCGCGACAGCCGGTTGGACAAGACCGGTACGATAGATAGGCAAAACTTATAG